A single window of Aquificaceae bacterium DNA harbors:
- the rplL gene encoding 50S ribosomal protein L7/L12, which produces MATLTIDEIVEAIGNMTLLEVAELVKKLEEKFGVSAAMVAAAPVAAAGAPTAGAPAAEEKTEFDVILKSPGANKINVIKVVREITGLGLKEAKDLVEGAPKPVKEGVSKEEAEKIAAKLKEAGAEVEIK; this is translated from the coding sequence ATGGCAACACTTACCATTGACGAAATAGTCGAAGCCATAGGCAACATGACCTTGCTTGAGGTGGCAGAGCTTGTTAAAAAGCTCGAGGAGAAGTTTGGTGTGTCCGCCGCTATGGTAGCTGCAGCACCTGTGGCAGCAGCTGGGGCACCTACTGCGGGAGCACCTGCTGCTGAGGAGAAGACAGAGTTTGATGTTATCCTCAAGTCCCCTGGGGCTAACAAGATAAACGTGATAAAGGTGGTGAGAGAGATAACAGGGCTTGGACTAAAGGAAGCAAAGGACCTCGTGGAGGGTGCTCCAAAACCCGTCAAGGAAGGCGTTTCAAAGGAAGAGGCAGAGAAGATAGCTGCAAAGCTCAAGGAGGCTGGTGCGGAAGTAGAGATAAAGTGA
- the rplJ gene encoding 50S ribosomal protein L10, which produces MRRSWEEKGKLISSYAERIQRSNLVIFFDFTGIDAQAITKLRADLKDAEGEMLVGKNTLFYRAFMNTVMVDHREVFVGPTAFAFAYGDPVKIAKILFDFMKELDKEKPLSKIKGAYMQGRFLKPAEVQALAELPPKEVLISKLMGAIQGPIYALVMALKSAPQKLVLTLKAIEKKKSQ; this is translated from the coding sequence ATGAGAAGAAGTTGGGAAGAGAAGGGTAAGCTAATAAGCTCATATGCGGAGAGAATACAAAGGTCAAATCTTGTGATATTTTTTGACTTTACTGGCATTGACGCTCAGGCTATTACAAAACTCAGAGCGGACTTAAAGGATGCGGAAGGAGAGATGCTTGTGGGTAAAAATACCCTTTTTTACAGAGCCTTTATGAACACAGTTATGGTAGACCACAGGGAAGTCTTTGTTGGTCCTACCGCCTTCGCCTTTGCCTACGGTGACCCTGTTAAGATTGCAAAGATTCTTTTTGACTTTATGAAGGAACTTGACAAGGAAAAGCCCCTTTCTAAGATAAAGGGTGCATACATGCAGGGAAGGTTTTTAAAGCCTGCGGAGGTGCAGGCTCTTGCGGAGCTCCCACCCAAAGAGGTGCTTATTTCCAAGCTTATGGGGGCTATTCAAGGACCCATATACGCCCTCGTTATGGCTCTCAAGTCTGCACCTCAAAAGCTTGTGCTTACACTTAAAGCCATAGAAAAGAAAAAATCTCAATAA
- the rplA gene encoding 50S ribosomal protein L1: protein MKRGKRYQKCLELYDKDALYTVEGAVEVLKKLHAGCGPKFDQTVELAMRLGVDPKYADQMVRGSVVLPHGLGKELKVLVLAEGEYQKIAKDAGADYVGGEDLINKIAKEEWVDYDVVIATPEIMPKVAKLGKILGPKGLMPNPKTGTVTTNLKQAIEEAKKGRVEFRVDKTGNLHMPVGKISFEEQKLIQNIYTAIDAVVKAKPSGAKGQYVKGIALSLTMSPSVKLDVSTTLKRLQELVA from the coding sequence ATGAAGAGAGGAAAGAGATATCAAAAGTGCCTTGAGCTTTATGACAAGGATGCCCTTTACACAGTAGAAGGAGCAGTAGAAGTTCTCAAAAAACTTCACGCAGGTTGTGGTCCCAAGTTTGACCAGACAGTAGAGCTCGCCATGAGGCTCGGGGTTGACCCCAAGTATGCGGACCAGATGGTAAGAGGTTCGGTGGTATTACCCCATGGTCTTGGCAAGGAGCTAAAGGTCTTGGTGCTTGCAGAGGGTGAATATCAAAAGATAGCAAAGGACGCAGGTGCGGACTATGTGGGTGGCGAAGACCTCATAAACAAGATAGCCAAAGAAGAGTGGGTGGACTATGACGTGGTTATAGCTACTCCCGAGATAATGCCCAAGGTGGCAAAGCTCGGTAAGATACTGGGTCCAAAAGGTCTTATGCCAAACCCGAAAACTGGAACGGTCACCACAAACCTAAAGCAGGCTATAGAAGAAGCCAAAAAGGGAAGAGTGGAGTTCAGAGTCGACAAAACAGGAAACCTGCATATGCCCGTGGGCAAGATATCCTTTGAGGAGCAAAAGCTAATCCAAAACATCTATACCGCCATAGATGCGGTTGTGAAGGCAAAGCCCTCTGGTGCTAAGGGTCAGTATGTGAAGGGGATAGCCCTTTCTCTAACTATGAGCCCATCGGTAAAGCTGGATGTGTCTACCACTCTCAAGAGACTTCAGGAGCTTGTAGCATGA
- the rplK gene encoding 50S ribosomal protein L11, which produces MKKVTAKVELMLPAQQATPAPPVGPALGQHGVNIMEFVKQFNAASKDFEPGTILPVVITIYQDRSFSFVLKTPPVSYLLKKAAGVQKGSSDPKRQKVGKVSLKQVEEIAKLKLKDMNTKDIKAAMRQVVGTARSMGIEVEGWKE; this is translated from the coding sequence ATGAAGAAGGTAACCGCAAAGGTTGAGCTTATGCTACCTGCCCAGCAGGCAACACCTGCACCACCGGTGGGTCCTGCCTTGGGTCAGCATGGTGTTAACATAATGGAGTTTGTAAAGCAGTTTAACGCTGCCAGTAAGGATTTTGAGCCTGGAACCATCTTGCCTGTAGTTATAACCATTTATCAGGACAGGAGCTTTAGTTTTGTGCTTAAAACACCTCCCGTATCTTATCTCCTTAAGAAGGCTGCAGGAGTGCAAAAGGGTTCTTCGGACCCCAAGAGGCAAAAGGTGGGTAAGGTAAGCCTAAAGCAGGTAGAAGAGATTGCAAAACTTAAATTAAAAGATATGAACACGAAAGACATAAAAGCTGCTATGAGGCAAGTGGTAGGAACTGCAAGAAGTATGGGTATAGAAGTAGAAGGATGGAAGGAGTAG